A genomic stretch from Algoriphagus halophilus includes:
- the floA gene encoding flotillin-like protein FloA (flotillin-like protein involved in membrane lipid rafts), protein MDPNSSLFILVAAVAGIILLFIFLYFVPVNLWITAQFSNVRVGLLELVGMRIRKVPPSVVVNSLITATKAGLELTTNDLETHFLAGGNVPNVIRALISADKANINLSFKQATAIDLAGRDVFEAVQISVNPKVINTPNVAAVAADGIQLIAKARVTVRANIAQLVGGAGEETILARVGEGIVTSIGSASNHKSVLENPDKISKLVLERGLDAGTAFEILSIDIADIDVGTNIGAKLQIDQASADLKVAEAKAEERRAMAVALEQEMKAKNVEMRAKVVEAEAEVPKALAEAFRSGQLGVMDYYRMENIKSDTSMRDSIAKSDTDSKDSGKGKSDK, encoded by the coding sequence ATGGATCCAAATAGCTCATTGTTTATCCTGGTTGCTGCGGTAGCAGGAATCATTTTACTTTTCATCTTTCTTTATTTTGTACCGGTTAATCTTTGGATTACTGCTCAGTTCTCCAACGTTCGAGTGGGGTTACTAGAGCTAGTTGGAATGAGAATTAGAAAAGTACCACCAAGTGTAGTGGTGAATTCTTTGATTACTGCAACGAAAGCCGGTCTGGAACTTACCACCAATGATTTGGAAACGCATTTCTTAGCCGGCGGGAATGTGCCAAATGTCATAAGAGCCTTAATTTCCGCGGATAAAGCCAATATCAATCTATCTTTTAAACAGGCAACCGCGATTGACTTGGCTGGAAGGGATGTTTTCGAAGCCGTTCAGATTTCCGTGAATCCCAAAGTGATCAATACTCCAAATGTAGCTGCTGTGGCTGCAGATGGGATTCAACTGATCGCAAAAGCAAGGGTGACTGTTCGTGCCAATATTGCGCAATTGGTAGGTGGTGCAGGAGAGGAGACCATTTTGGCAAGGGTAGGGGAAGGGATTGTAACTTCCATAGGATCTGCCTCCAATCATAAAAGTGTATTGGAAAATCCTGATAAAATTTCCAAGCTGGTTTTAGAGAGAGGTTTGGATGCAGGAACCGCCTTTGAAATCCTTTCCATTGATATTGCTGATATTGACGTAGGAACCAACATTGGGGCGAAACTTCAAATCGATCAGGCATCTGCAGACTTAAAGGTAGCGGAAGCAAAAGCAGAAGAAAGAAGAGCTATGGCGGTAGCTTTGGAGCAAGAGATGAAAGCCAAAAATGTGGAAATGCGTGCGAAAGTAGTGGAAGCAGAAGCAGAGGTGCCAAAGGCTTTAGCAGAAGCTTTCAGAAGTGGTCAATTGGGGGTAATGGACTATTACCGCATGGAAAATATTAAATCAGATACTTCCATGAGAGATTCCATCGCCAAATCAGATACTGACTCAAAAGATTCTGGAAAAGGGAAATCTGATAAATAG